One Amaranthus tricolor cultivar Red isolate AtriRed21 chromosome 10, ASM2621246v1, whole genome shotgun sequence genomic window carries:
- the LOC130825662 gene encoding mitochondrial ATP-independent inner membrane protease subunit 2-like isoform X2 yields the protein MTLFTQSTVSRVVTVGIRAILRPWLIVFSAPSGGKDPKVTVQRGRCILKWGFRLHYDQVSVGDVVLLKNPLESDKLIVRRLAALGGQQMVSTDEKDEPFFTDYDECWVLSDNNKLTAKEAKDSRTFGPVSLMDIMGRVLYRFRSIHDHGVVNNSNTNAKEDSAVVRFELDLNEMQKISEA from the exons atgaccctgtttacccagtcaacggtaagtcgggttgttacagttggtatcagagcaatcctgcgaccgtggctgatagtgttcagtgcacctagcgggggaaaagatcctaaagttacggtccaacgaggacgttgtattcttaagtgggg GTTCAGACTACATTATGACCAAGTGTCTGTTGGTGATGTGGTTCTCTTAAAGAATCCATTGGAGTCAGATAAGCTTATAGTACGGAGGTTGGCTGCTTTAGGAGGACAACAAATGGTTTCCACAGACGAGAAAGATGAGCCTTTTTTCACTGATTATGATGAGTGTTGGGTTCTTTCAGACAACAACAAGCTGACGGCAAAG GAAGCCAAGGATAGCCGTACATTCGGTCCAGTTTCTCTCATGGACATAATGGGTAGAGTTCTTTATAGGTTCCGATCCATCCATGATCATGGAGTTGTGAACAACAG TAACACAAATGCAAAGGAGGACTCGGCTGTTGTTCGATTCGAGCTCGATCTCAATGAGATGCAAAAAATATCTGAAGCATGA
- the LOC130825662 gene encoding mitochondrial ATP-independent inner membrane protease subunit 2-like isoform X1: protein MKWDRLFLHYGQAKLVYSASLSITKCLSGEIAHNDVWRYFRRALSMEKMTYLYKNEDQEMVPTIPGKHETLLIRKLPSPNHEFRLHYDQVSVGDVVLLKNPLESDKLIVRRLAALGGQQMVSTDEKDEPFFTDYDECWVLSDNNKLTAKEAKDSRTFGPVSLMDIMGRVLYRFRSIHDHGVVNNSNTNAKEDSAVVRFELDLNEMQKISEA from the exons ATGAAGTGGGATCGTCTCTTTTTGCATTATGGTCAAGCCAAGTTGGTTTACTCTGCTTCTCTCTCCATCACA AAATGCCTTTCAGGCGAAATAGCACACAATGATGTTTGGCGCTATTTCAGGAGGGCTTTATCCATGGAAAAAATGACTTATCTATACAAGAATGAGGATCAAGAGATGGTGCCAACTATTCCCGGGAAGCATGAAACTCTTCTTATACGTAAATTGCCTTCCCCGAATCATGA GTTCAGACTACATTATGACCAAGTGTCTGTTGGTGATGTGGTTCTCTTAAAGAATCCATTGGAGTCAGATAAGCTTATAGTACGGAGGTTGGCTGCTTTAGGAGGACAACAAATGGTTTCCACAGACGAGAAAGATGAGCCTTTTTTCACTGATTATGATGAGTGTTGGGTTCTTTCAGACAACAACAAGCTGACGGCAAAG GAAGCCAAGGATAGCCGTACATTCGGTCCAGTTTCTCTCATGGACATAATGGGTAGAGTTCTTTATAGGTTCCGATCCATCCATGATCATGGAGTTGTGAACAACAG TAACACAAATGCAAAGGAGGACTCGGCTGTTGTTCGATTCGAGCTCGATCTCAATGAGATGCAAAAAATATCTGAAGCATGA
- the LOC130825665 gene encoding uncharacterized protein LOC130825665 isoform X1 produces the protein MGENDKFWLILILGQKSSNPGARLASLLSKREKLQDELRNIEKQVFELETTYLQDSNQFGHVLKGFEGFLSSSKSTANLKRSRRFQPEDRIFSLSSITSPVVEEQTDVGSGRSKGGSLPANGQGKPKKGRLTL, from the exons ATG GGAGAAAACGACAAATTTTGGTTGATACTAATTTTAGGGCAAAAGTCTTCTAATCCGGGGGCTAGGCTTGCAAGCCTTTTGAGCAAGAGAGAGAAGCTTCAGGATGAACTTCGGAATATTGAAAAGCAG GTGTTTGAGTTGGAGACCACCTATTTACAAGATTCCAACCAATTTGGGCATGTTTTGAAAGGTTTTGAAGGGTTCTTAAGTTCATCAAAGTCTACAGCAAA CTTGAAGAGGTCCAGGAGGTTCCAGCCCGAAGATAGAATTTTCTCTTTGTCTTCTATAACCTCCCCTGTG GTTGAAGAGCAAACAG ATGTTGGTTCTGGGAGATCGAAAGGCGGAAGCTTACCTGCTAATGGACA GGGTAAACCGAAGAAGGGAAGGTTGACGTTGTGA
- the LOC130825665 gene encoding uncharacterized protein LOC130825665 isoform X2, with product MLMEANGQKSSNPGARLASLLSKREKLQDELRNIEKQVFELETTYLQDSNQFGHVLKGFEGFLSSSKSTANLKRSRRFQPEDRIFSLSSITSPVVEEQTDVGSGRSKGGSLPANGQGKPKKGRLTL from the exons ATGCTCATGGAGGCTAATG GGCAAAAGTCTTCTAATCCGGGGGCTAGGCTTGCAAGCCTTTTGAGCAAGAGAGAGAAGCTTCAGGATGAACTTCGGAATATTGAAAAGCAG GTGTTTGAGTTGGAGACCACCTATTTACAAGATTCCAACCAATTTGGGCATGTTTTGAAAGGTTTTGAAGGGTTCTTAAGTTCATCAAAGTCTACAGCAAA CTTGAAGAGGTCCAGGAGGTTCCAGCCCGAAGATAGAATTTTCTCTTTGTCTTCTATAACCTCCCCTGTG GTTGAAGAGCAAACAG ATGTTGGTTCTGGGAGATCGAAAGGCGGAAGCTTACCTGCTAATGGACA GGGTAAACCGAAGAAGGGAAGGTTGACGTTGTGA